A segment of the Bacillota bacterium genome:
GCCTGAGGGCCAGGGCGCCCACGGAGCGGCCCTTGGCAGCCTGGTTCAAATCAATGTCGAAGGGAGCCGAATTTGCGATTACCACATCCGCCGGTACCCTCACGCGGAGGCTGTAGATGCCGCTCGCCAGCACAGCAGCGTGCCGGTGGGCCTTCACCGGATCCCCCGCCACCACGTACACGGGCAGTCCGTCCTGGTCGGGGACCAAGTTGACGACGAATTTCAGCCCCGCGAGTGCAGCAGCAGCTTCCATATCCTCCCGCACCGGGTTGGAGGTCACATTACCGTACAACGGTCCGGTGGCGAACTTGGCAACCTCGAAGTGGTTGTGCGCGATGGACTCCAGCCCGCTGACACCCGGGAGGATGACCTTCGCGCCGCCGGCGTAACCAGCCAGAAAGTGAGGCACGACCGACCCGACCCCGATCACGAAGTCCGCCTCAGCGATCTCCCGGTTTACCCACACAGGAGTACCGAAGGGGGTATTGCCCACCATCACCAGACTCTGGCGGTCCCGATAGTTGTGCGCGAGGCAACGCACACGATTGAGCACATCATCACCCAAAAACGCACGGATATCCTGCGCCGAGGGCACCCGATGAGTACCAACCCCGACGAGCACGGTGACGTCGCAATCCCGCACCCCCGCCGAAGCCAGTACGTTCAGCAGTGCCATTGCCACTTCTCCGGTGGGACCAGGGCGCGTGTGATCCTGCACCACTATGCACACTCGCTGCCCCGGCCGCACCATTTCCCGCAGAGGAGAGGCACCCACTGGGGACTCCAGGCACCCGACGAGATCGGGCCAGGCGAGGTCGCCACCGCCCGTAATGCCGAAGTCATGCTCTACCTGCCAGGTATCGGGGAGTTCCAGACCAACAGAAGACGATCCGTGCCGCAACTGCAGCCGATACACACGGCATCCCTCCCCCGATCACCCCTGCGCCAATCCGAGGCTGCGCAGGGTCGGTGGACTGGGTCTGCCGTCTTCGTCCCAACCCCGCAGGGCGTAGTACTCGAGCAGGGTCACCTCGAAGGGTTCCGGTACTTTGCCCGCGCGGAAGCCCTCTTTGGCCGCCTCGAACATCTTGGGGGGCAGGCGATCCTCTTTGCGGCTGATGCCGTCGCCGACGTTGATGAGCCGCTGCAGGTTGAATGCCCGCTCACCCACCCGCAGGAATTCCTCCGGCGTCATGTCCCAGCCCGTGATGGCGTTGATCGCGCGCGCCGTCTCCCCCAGCCCCTGGCCCGTAATCTGCATGAAGCAACAGCAAACGGCCGAGTCCAGGGCGGTTGAGTAGTCCTGGAAAAGCTTGGCCAGCTGCGCCTGACCCTCCATCGAGAACCGAACCGGCGGCTTGTCCAGGCCCACCTCCGGTAACATCATTCCGGCCTCGCCGCAATGGGGGAACCCACGCAGGTGGCAGGCACCCCTGGTGCTGGTGGCGTAATTGATGGCCAGGCTGAAGTAGGTGCGGGGATCGTGAGCGGGAAAGTCGAGCCCCTTCACCTCTACCGTGATCGCCTCTGCTCGGGGGCCGACCGCCCTGGCCGCCTCCCGGATGCCCCGGGCAAAGGTGGCCCCGAAACCCTCGCGGCGGCCGATCTGCTCGACCAGGTGAACCAGGAAATCCCCGTTCCCCCAGGTGGCCTCCCGGCCATCCAGGTCCTCCCGGGTCAGCCAGCCCTTCTCGTAGCACTCCATGGTGAACGCCACAAAGGAGCCCGCAGATATGGTGTCGAGACCCAGCCGGTTGCAGAGGTCGTTCGCCCAGGCCACGGCATCGAGGTCATCAACCAGGCAGCATGCCCCCAGCATCCCCAGGCTTTCGTACTCGGGTCCGGCACCGCCCTGTATGCGGTACTCACCGTTGAGATCGATACGCCGGTGACAGCCTACGGGGCAGGAGTGACACGGCCAGGAGCGAGCCCGCAGGTGGTCCGTGAAACGCTGGCCGCCGATCCGGGCAGCCCCCTCCGGCCACCTGTCCCCCTGCCAGTACTTCATGGGAAGATCACCGATAGCCTCGCAGTCACTCACAATCCCTGCCGTGCCGTGGGCGTGGAAGCCGTCCCTGTTGGCCCGGGCCAGGCGCGCAGCCAGGTCCGCGCGCAGCCTTTTCAGTGCCTCGGGGTCAGCTGCTACTGCCCGCCGGCGGCCCGATACCACCACCGCTTTCAGGTTCTTGGAACCCATTACCGCCCCCAGGCCGCACCTGCCGGCGAAGCTGTGGCTGTCGGCCGCTATGCAGGCGATGGCCACCTGCCTTTCCCCGGCCTCGCCTATGGTCGCCACGGCCGCGTCCGGGTCTCCCACCTCCCTTTTCGCCAGTTCCGCCGTCTCCACCGCATCCCTGCCCCAAAGGGCGGTCGGTCTCAACTCGGCCCCGTCCTCGTTCACGTAGAGCAAAGACGGCACCTGGGCCCGCCCCTTCAGCACGATGGCCTCCAGCCCAGCGCCCTTCAGGCGAACACCCCACTCCGCTCCGCCGGTGCTCACCGCAAAGGTGCCCGTGAGGGGCGACTTGCCCACCACCGCCCACTTGGCGCTGCCGGGAAGCCCGGTGCCCTGGTAGGGACCGACGGCGAATATGAGGCAGTTGTCGGGCGAGAGAGGATCCGTACCCGGAGGCACCTCCTCGGACAGGATGCGGGTGGCCAGAGCAGACCCGCCCAGGTACTGGCGCCACGTATCTTCCGGATAGCTGCCCACCTCGGTTCTGCCCGTGCTCAGATCGACCCAGAGGATGCGGTTGAAATAGCCCTTGGGCACCTACTTCACCCCCGTCTGCTAGCCGGCCAAATGGTTTGCTGGCCGGGCGAGTGGTCTGCAGCTGGCCTGTTGCCCATCGCCGGCTGGCCGTGACCGAGAAGCTTGAGCATCTTGACCAGCATGCCGTCGCGCCAGGCCACCATATCCTGGTACGAGCGCCCTGCCGTGACCTCTTCCAGCCCGGATTCCAGACTCTCCACCGCACCATCGGGGATCGACGTCCACGCCGACATGTCGCTCCACCACTGCTGGAAGGCAGGATGCAGATGCTCGACGAAGTGCCGGATGCCACCGGGACCCCCGCCCAGGTGGTAAATCAGGTGCGGCCCCATCAGGGCGTACCGCAGCCCCGGGCCCGCCCAGATGGTCTTGTCGACGTCCTCCACGGAAGCAACGCCCCGGTGCACCAGGTCAATGGCCTCGCGCCACAGGGCGGCGGTGATGCGGTTCTCCAGGTACCCCGGCACCTCACGCCGCAACACCACCGGCACCTTCCCCAAACCCTCCAGGAACCCTTTCGCCACCGCCAGCGCCTCCGGGGCGGTCCGTTCACCCGGGACGAGTTCCACGAGAGGTATCAGGTACACCGGGTTGATGGGATGGGCAATCAGGCACCTCTCCGGGTGCCGAGTGACCTTCTGGATCTCCGTCATGAGCAGGCCCGACGAACTGCTGGCCAGAAGCGCATCGGGGGCCGCCACCCGGTCGGCAGCGGCGAACACCGACTTCTTGACGTCGTAGTCCTCCGCCACCGCCTCCTGCACGTAATCCGCACCCGCCACCGCCTCCTCCAGCGACGGTGCCAGGTTCACCGCGCGCGAAAGGCTCGCCGTAACCCCCTGCCGGGCAAGTCCTTCTCGCTCGAGGAAACCGACCGTCTCCGCCAGCCCCCCGAGCGCCGCCCGCGCGGCCGAGGGGTCAAGGTCGAAAACAGAGACCTGCAACCCCCTGCTGGCGAAGAAGGCCGTCCAGCCCCTGCCGATCACGCCCTGGCCGATGACCGCGACCTTCCCCATCGACTTACGCACCTTTACCCCTCCCCCGGCAGGCACGCCAAACCGTCCCCCGGAAACTACGTCAACCCAGGAATTCCACGCACACCTGGGCCAGGATGGCGGCACCCACCGCCAGCACCTCTTCGTCCAGGTCAAAATCGGGGCTGTGCAGGGGCCGGTGGGTGCCCTTGCGCTTGTTCTGCGTGCCCAGCCAGAAGTAGCAGGACGGTACCCGCTGGGCAAAGCACGAGAAATCCTCCGAGACCATCGCCGGCGGAAGATTCCGGCAGACCCCCTGCTCGCCCAGCACCGCCGCAGCCGCCGAGGCCACCAGGTCCGCCGCGGCGGGGTCGTTCACCACCGCGGGGTAGCCCTGCTGGTACTCCACCTGAGCCCGACACCGATACACCCGGCCAACGCCCGTGGCCACCTCGCCAATCCGACGGCGCAGCAGGTCGCCCAGCGCGCCATCAAAGTAACGTGTAGTTCCTGCCAGGGTCACCTCCTCCGGAATCACGTTCGGCGACTCCCCACCGCGTACCATGCCTACGGAAAGCACCGCCGGCGCAATAGCATCCACGTTGCGGCTCACCACGCTGTCCAGGGCAACGACGGAATGGCAGGCCGCCAGCACCGCATCCGCCGCGCGGTGGGGCAGGGCACCGTGCCCGCCCCGGCCGGAAAACGTCACCCGGAAGAGGTCGGCGGCGGCCATCACCGCACCGGGGTGTACGCCCACCTTCCCGACTGCAAGGTCGGGCCAGACATGATAGCCCAACGCCAGATCGGCAGGGGGATCGTCGAGGACCCCTGCCCCCACAAGGGCGCGCGCACCGCCGTCGGGGAGCTTCTCTTCGGCCGGCTGGAACACGAACCGGACCTCACCCCGCAGGAAGTCGCGCAACTCCCCGAGCAGAATCGCCGCCCCCACCAGCATGGCCATGTGCCCGTCGTGTCCGCAGGCGTGCATGACGCCTGGGACACGCGAACCATACTCGCGCCCCGGCACCTCGTCCACAGCCAGCGCGTCCATGTCCGAGCGCAGGACAACGACCCGCCCCCGTTCCTTGCCCCTGAGTATTCCCACCACGGCCGTTCCGGCAGGTAATGCCACGTCCAATCCCACCTGCCGCAGGTACTCGCTTATGCGCCTGGCGGTGTTCACTTCCTCGTACCCGAGTTCCGGGTACTGGTGCAGCGTCCGCCTGAGTTCGACCAGCCGGGGCTGGAGGGCCCACGACCTCTGCAGCAACTGGTGCATCCTCATCTGCTCCTCCGTCTACACCGTGCCTGACCGGCCCCAAACACGGAACCCCGCCCTCACCGACGGGGTTCCACGCCCGCGTTCGAACCACTTCCGCCAAAGACACGAAACGGCCAACCCGATATCCGCTAGCTGTACAAATTGTTAGCCGTCCATAACGAAAGCGCCAATTGCAGGTTCAGGCGGTCGCGGGCCGAACTCAGCTTCACTCCGCACAGCTTTTCAATCTGCTCAAGGCGGTAACGCACGGTGCTGTGGTGAAGATAAAGTGCCTGGGCCGCTTGCCGATAGTTCCCTCCGTGCTCTAAAAAGGCACGCAGGGTGAGCAGCAGTTCGGTTCTGTGCTTGCGATCGTATTCGAGCACGGGCCCCAACACGTCCTGTACGAACTGGACTACCTCCGGCGCGCGGAGATCCCGGACCAGACGGTGGATTCCCAGGTCGCGGAACTGCACGACTGCGTTGCCCCCTACCATGGGGGCCAACTCCACCGCCATCACGGCCTCCCCGTAACTCTCGCGCACGCCGCGCACTCCGTGCCCTGTCCGGCCGACCCCGGCCAGAAGCTCAAGCCTGGGGTGGGCGCGACCCAGGACGCCTACGAGCCGGCGCACGTCCCGCGCCACCTGATCATCGGCGACG
Coding sequences within it:
- the larA gene encoding nickel-dependent lactate racemase, translating into MYRLQLRHGSSSVGLELPDTWQVEHDFGITGGGDLAWPDLVGCLESPVGASPLREMVRPGQRVCIVVQDHTRPGPTGEVAMALLNVLASAGVRDCDVTVLVGVGTHRVPSAQDIRAFLGDDVLNRVRCLAHNYRDRQSLVMVGNTPFGTPVWVNREIAEADFVIGVGSVVPHFLAGYAGGAKVILPGVSGLESIAHNHFEVAKFATGPLYGNVTSNPVREDMEAAAALAGLKFVVNLVPDQDGLPVYVVAGDPVKAHRHAAVLASGIYSLRVRVPADVVIANSAPFDIDLNQAAKGRSVGALALRRGGSLLWLGGCQEGVGFHGLMEDCKRPTLLHDQTREEVHFYSRWLTSGELEGVYGNSVRCGERVSDIVDQIRAKHGDSARVIVLRAAALTLVVNEKGAN
- a CDS encoding aldehyde ferredoxin oxidoreductase family protein: MPKGYFNRILWVDLSTGRTEVGSYPEDTWRQYLGGSALATRILSEEVPPGTDPLSPDNCLIFAVGPYQGTGLPGSAKWAVVGKSPLTGTFAVSTGGAEWGVRLKGAGLEAIVLKGRAQVPSLLYVNEDGAELRPTALWGRDAVETAELAKREVGDPDAAVATIGEAGERQVAIACIAADSHSFAGRCGLGAVMGSKNLKAVVVSGRRRAVAADPEALKRLRADLAARLARANRDGFHAHGTAGIVSDCEAIGDLPMKYWQGDRWPEGAARIGGQRFTDHLRARSWPCHSCPVGCHRRIDLNGEYRIQGGAGPEYESLGMLGACCLVDDLDAVAWANDLCNRLGLDTISAGSFVAFTMECYEKGWLTREDLDGREATWGNGDFLVHLVEQIGRREGFGATFARGIREAARAVGPRAEAITVEVKGLDFPAHDPRTYFSLAINYATSTRGACHLRGFPHCGEAGMMLPEVGLDKPPVRFSMEGQAQLAKLFQDYSTALDSAVCCCFMQITGQGLGETARAINAITGWDMTPEEFLRVGERAFNLQRLINVGDGISRKEDRLPPKMFEAAKEGFRAGKVPEPFEVTLLEYYALRGWDEDGRPSPPTLRSLGLAQG
- a CDS encoding 3-hydroxyacyl-CoA dehydrogenase NAD-binding domain-containing protein; protein product: MRKSMGKVAVIGQGVIGRGWTAFFASRGLQVSVFDLDPSAARAALGGLAETVGFLEREGLARQGVTASLSRAVNLAPSLEEAVAGADYVQEAVAEDYDVKKSVFAAADRVAAPDALLASSSSGLLMTEIQKVTRHPERCLIAHPINPVYLIPLVELVPGERTAPEALAVAKGFLEGLGKVPVVLRREVPGYLENRITAALWREAIDLVHRGVASVEDVDKTIWAGPGLRYALMGPHLIYHLGGGPGGIRHFVEHLHPAFQQWWSDMSAWTSIPDGAVESLESGLEEVTAGRSYQDMVAWRDGMLVKMLKLLGHGQPAMGNRPAADHSPGQQTIWPASRRG
- a CDS encoding amidohydrolase, which gives rise to MRMHQLLQRSWALQPRLVELRRTLHQYPELGYEEVNTARRISEYLRQVGLDVALPAGTAVVGILRGKERGRVVVLRSDMDALAVDEVPGREYGSRVPGVMHACGHDGHMAMLVGAAILLGELRDFLRGEVRFVFQPAEEKLPDGGARALVGAGVLDDPPADLALGYHVWPDLAVGKVGVHPGAVMAAADLFRVTFSGRGGHGALPHRAADAVLAACHSVVALDSVVSRNVDAIAPAVLSVGMVRGGESPNVIPEEVTLAGTTRYFDGALGDLLRRRIGEVATGVGRVYRCRAQVEYQQGYPAVVNDPAAADLVASAAAAVLGEQGVCRNLPPAMVSEDFSCFAQRVPSCYFWLGTQNKRKGTHRPLHSPDFDLDEEVLAVGAAILAQVCVEFLG